One genomic region from Candidatus Caldarchaeum subterraneum encodes:
- a CDS encoding molybdopterin biosynthesis protein MoeA, which translates to MYRRITKFTDVWDAQRLLLEHLSPIGDYEVVPVFQAFGRVVYEPVVSPADLPPHNASHMDGYAVNSSLLQNASPSNPVKLKTVGVCYAGKKPEFKVGAGETARILTGAYLPDGCDAVVPQENVTVEGDYVVFTSPATPYQYVDMKGFDVAAGQTLFERGRVLKMADVALAAALGFEKLKVVRRPRVGIVAVGDELTDDFSEAKRGKVLNTHSHVVARLVEAAGGEPLFLGIVPDNRTAFLQLLENQIRRLDLLLSIAGSSVSEKDVSSILASENELFVHGLTLQPGRVGGFTFLGDRPFIFLPGLIMSTLNVFMFLAYPALRKLLHQEPRYYHHRVKAALAEDITFRKYHDFVKVVWVRVEEDGEGLRCYPVLGESSGMSIPSRSDGFITGPPGTSVLKAGEMLWVNYPPTL; encoded by the coding sequence TTGTATAGGAGAATTACCAAGTTTACGGATGTATGGGATGCTCAGAGGCTTTTGTTGGAGCATCTGAGCCCTATCGGTGATTATGAGGTTGTTCCGGTTTTTCAGGCTTTTGGTCGAGTGGTTTATGAGCCTGTTGTGTCGCCTGCTGACCTGCCGCCGCACAACGCATCACACATGGATGGCTACGCCGTCAACTCATCCTTGCTCCAAAACGCCTCGCCCAGCAACCCAGTCAAGCTGAAAACAGTTGGCGTCTGCTATGCCGGTAAAAAACCCGAGTTCAAGGTGGGCGCCGGTGAGACTGCCCGCATACTGACGGGTGCCTATTTACCTGATGGGTGTGACGCTGTCGTCCCACAGGAAAATGTCACGGTGGAGGGGGATTATGTGGTTTTCACATCACCGGCCACACCTTATCAGTATGTTGACATGAAGGGGTTCGATGTCGCCGCTGGGCAGACGTTGTTTGAGAGGGGGAGAGTTCTGAAGATGGCTGATGTGGCTTTGGCTGCTGCCCTCGGTTTTGAGAAGCTGAAGGTGGTGAGGAGACCTCGGGTTGGGATTGTCGCGGTCGGTGACGAGTTGACTGATGATTTTTCAGAGGCTAAGCGCGGTAAAGTTCTCAACACACATAGCCATGTGGTGGCACGGCTTGTAGAGGCAGCGGGCGGCGAGCCACTGTTCCTCGGAATAGTTCCCGACAACCGAACAGCCTTTTTGCAGCTACTTGAAAACCAGATACGGCGGCTGGACCTTCTTCTATCGATAGCAGGGTCATCGGTCAGCGAAAAGGATGTCTCATCAATTCTCGCCTCCGAGAACGAGCTGTTTGTCCACGGGTTAACTCTTCAGCCGGGGAGGGTCGGAGGCTTCACTTTTTTGGGAGACAGGCCTTTCATCTTTCTACCGGGGTTGATTATGTCGACTCTCAACGTCTTCATGTTTCTCGCCTACCCCGCGTTGAGGAAACTGCTGCATCAGGAGCCTCGTTATTATCATCACAGAGTTAAAGCCGCGCTGGCTGAGGACATAACTTTCAGGAAATACCATGACTTTGTAAAGGTTGTCTGGGTGCGTGTAGAGGAAGATGGCGAGGGGTTGAGATGCTACCCTGTTCTGGGAGAGTCAAGCGGCATGAGTATTCCATCACGTTCAGACGGGTTCATCACAGGACCGCCGGGAACAAGTGTTCTCAAGGCGGGGGAGATGCTTTGGGTCAACTATCCCCCGACTCTCTAA
- a CDS encoding asparaginyl-tRNA synthetase, which produces MLADCGRVKSLPDGSEVELRGWIRSKRHHGRLMFIDLRDGTGVVQVTLKAAEVPEADFQAVSSAGRESALVVRGVVVHDPRAPGGAEVKAGKVELVSASLEEFPIKKGVGPRFLSDHRHLAIRSPKAAAILRFRSNLLKSIRNWFEREGFVEVHCPTFITAAVEGGATLFEVNYFGKKVYLTQSVQFYQEAAIYSLGKVYSIQPSFRAERSKTRRHLTEFWHVEGEMAFAGLDDLMKVVERLVGEASAETLENSRDVLKLLGRERSPESVEPPYHRVKYSEALDILASKGVQLEWGSDLGADEEKILTMEFDKPFFLTHFPKKAKAFYHMPDPANPELTLSADLLAPEGYGEIVGSGQRIHDYQQLLTRIVEEGLEPSDYKWYLDLRKYGSVPHSGFGLGVERLVQWLLGLKNIRSAVMFPRTMTRTYP; this is translated from the coding sequence ATGTTGGCTGACTGCGGACGTGTGAAAAGTCTTCCCGATGGCTCCGAGGTGGAGCTGCGGGGATGGATACGCTCCAAGAGACATCACGGCCGATTGATGTTCATAGACCTGAGAGACGGGACGGGTGTTGTGCAGGTTACGTTGAAGGCTGCCGAGGTGCCTGAAGCCGATTTCCAGGCTGTGTCATCCGCTGGAAGAGAGTCTGCCCTCGTTGTTCGGGGCGTGGTTGTTCACGACCCTAGGGCTCCAGGCGGCGCCGAGGTGAAGGCTGGAAAGGTTGAGCTGGTATCGGCCTCCCTCGAAGAGTTTCCCATCAAGAAAGGGGTAGGCCCCCGCTTCCTCAGCGACCACCGACACCTAGCTATACGCAGTCCCAAGGCTGCGGCCATACTGCGCTTCCGCTCAAACCTTCTCAAAAGCATCCGAAACTGGTTTGAGAGAGAAGGGTTTGTCGAAGTTCACTGCCCAACATTCATAACAGCCGCTGTTGAAGGAGGCGCCACCCTTTTCGAGGTTAACTATTTCGGGAAAAAAGTATACCTAACCCAGAGTGTTCAGTTTTACCAGGAGGCGGCAATCTATTCGCTGGGCAAGGTTTACAGCATTCAGCCCAGCTTCAGGGCGGAGAGGAGCAAGACACGTAGGCATTTGACCGAGTTTTGGCATGTCGAGGGCGAGATGGCTTTCGCCGGGTTGGATGACTTGATGAAGGTTGTTGAGAGACTGGTGGGGGAGGCGAGCGCCGAGACTTTGGAGAATTCAAGGGATGTATTGAAGCTGCTGGGACGGGAGAGGTCGCCGGAATCGGTTGAGCCACCATACCATCGTGTAAAATACTCCGAGGCCCTAGACATCCTTGCCTCAAAGGGCGTCCAACTGGAATGGGGTTCTGACCTAGGAGCCGACGAAGAGAAAATCCTAACCATGGAATTCGACAAACCATTCTTTCTCACCCACTTCCCGAAGAAAGCCAAAGCCTTCTACCACATGCCCGACCCAGCCAACCCCGAGCTAACACTCTCCGCTGACCTGCTTGCTCCCGAGGGATACGGCGAGATAGTGGGAAGTGGACAGAGAATACATGATTACCAACAGCTTTTGACGAGGATTGTGGAGGAGGGGCTGGAGCCGTCTGACTACAAGTGGTATCTTGACTTGAGGAAGTATGGTAGCGTTCCTCACAGCGGGTTCGGGCTGGGTGTGGAGAGGCTTGTCCAGTGGCTTCTCGGGCTGAAGAACATCCGCTCCGCAGTCATGTTTCCGAGAACCATGACCCGGACCTATCCATGA
- a CDS encoding conserved hypothetical protein (methyltransferase domain), whose product MTEPYTPREDTFLTIDCVAKTSHVQMVAEVGCGTGEVLKALAEKSDDIIGIDIDPEALRIAAEKLKDLKPRLHLLNASLLPLRPRSLDMVVANPPYLPDEPGFHDPTIHGGPRGVELAEQIMEHSSRALRNQAILVLTASSLSDVDDLLSKASRKGFRPLHKLVLKSFFETVFCFIFTLSSGQR is encoded by the coding sequence ATGACCGAGCCCTACACTCCTCGTGAAGACACTTTTCTAACAATAGACTGTGTAGCCAAAACATCCCATGTCCAGATGGTGGCGGAGGTAGGATGTGGGACAGGCGAGGTGTTGAAGGCCCTTGCCGAGAAGTCCGATGACATAATAGGGATAGACATAGACCCAGAAGCTCTACGGATTGCAGCCGAGAAACTCAAAGACCTAAAACCCCGTCTACACCTCCTTAACGCCTCGCTTCTGCCGCTTCGCCCCCGCTCATTAGACATGGTGGTCGCCAACCCTCCCTACCTGCCTGATGAACCGGGCTTCCACGACCCTACTATACATGGAGGACCGCGAGGAGTCGAGTTGGCGGAGCAAATAATGGAGCATTCGTCGAGAGCCTTGCGTAACCAAGCTATCCTAGTGCTGACCGCTTCATCTCTGTCAGATGTCGACGACCTTCTCTCGAAAGCTTCCCGGAAGGGTTTCAGACCGCTTCATAAACTTGTTTTAAAGTCTTTTTTTGAAACAGTTTTCTGCTTTATATTCACGCTTTCCAGCGGTCAACGGTAG
- a CDS encoding basic amino acid/polyamine antiporter, APA family has protein sequence MSEGRQVGYRREIGWFGSFALGYGDVGPNIFIALGVITLYAGGAAPIAFAIAALLYATVGLMYAELGPTYPYSGGVHVYGLKAFNSVVSFVAGWAMLLAYIVCISLFAVAAAGYLRQLFPVLMFPDITVMGVTIPSIGVLAGLLASLLILLNIVGIKYSAFMVSALVFVGLFIEALILSTGFLLKFDPQLFLRQLTEFGSSQLQRDVAYLPFLPVETNNFLYAITLAMASFVGIESISQAAEETRRPHISLPKAAKMVVVVVAASAIAFPVLAIGSTDWRVIAAAYENPIYTLVSTYPYVGELLMPLVALAAFILCYSSSNTGVVGVSRLTASMGRFRLLPAWLQAIHPRFRTPVRTITVFGGIGVGLAFLGDVTFLASVYAFSAVISYLILGFSYFRLRRLETTVYRPWCMPLCVNLRGREVPVLALMEVSGMAVILGLMAVFHAVGRVMALLWVGAGLTFYALYRKRAGMNVLSRDEAALVEPLSYRIRVGVLIRPYENIETAYRSITHSFDRRFDLTLVTVVEPSRWFGGELDKVGEDVVNDLEALEKRLKHDKYVVDRVAAVGEFEEKVSELLESEKVDLIAYIQRRPEKSALEKGHEASIHNLLSKYPGRVISLKRVGE, from the coding sequence TTGTCTGAGGGGCGTCAGGTGGGCTATAGGCGGGAGATTGGCTGGTTCGGCTCCTTCGCCCTCGGATACGGAGACGTAGGGCCCAACATATTCATAGCCCTTGGAGTCATAACTCTCTACGCAGGCGGAGCGGCGCCGATAGCCTTCGCCATAGCCGCCCTACTGTATGCAACTGTGGGGCTGATGTATGCCGAACTGGGTCCCACCTACCCCTATTCCGGCGGGGTTCATGTCTACGGGTTGAAGGCTTTCAATAGCGTCGTCAGCTTCGTAGCGGGATGGGCGATGCTGCTTGCCTACATTGTCTGCATCTCCCTGTTCGCCGTGGCAGCCGCGGGCTATCTCCGCCAGCTTTTCCCGGTTTTGATGTTTCCCGACATAACCGTCATGGGAGTGACTATTCCGTCTATAGGTGTGTTGGCGGGACTTCTCGCATCCCTTCTCATTCTGCTCAACATCGTCGGCATCAAGTACTCCGCGTTCATGGTCTCCGCCCTCGTCTTCGTGGGGCTCTTTATCGAAGCACTAATACTCTCGACCGGGTTTCTTCTCAAATTTGACCCCCAGCTGTTTCTTAGGCAGTTAACCGAGTTCGGAAGCTCGCAGCTTCAAAGAGACGTCGCATACCTGCCGTTTCTACCGGTCGAGACAAACAACTTCCTCTACGCCATAACTCTCGCCATGGCCTCTTTCGTCGGCATAGAGTCGATATCTCAGGCCGCGGAGGAAACACGTAGGCCTCATATCTCCCTCCCCAAAGCCGCAAAAATGGTTGTCGTAGTTGTGGCCGCCTCCGCAATAGCCTTTCCTGTTCTAGCCATAGGGTCGACTGACTGGCGTGTGATAGCCGCTGCTTACGAAAACCCCATCTACACGCTTGTCAGCACATATCCATATGTGGGTGAGCTATTGATGCCTCTGGTTGCTTTAGCGGCGTTCATCCTCTGCTACTCATCCTCTAACACGGGTGTTGTTGGCGTCTCTCGGTTGACGGCTAGCATGGGTAGGTTTAGGCTCTTGCCCGCATGGCTTCAAGCCATTCACCCCAGGTTCAGGACACCTGTGAGAACCATTACCGTCTTCGGAGGAATAGGCGTCGGCTTGGCTTTTCTCGGCGACGTAACTTTTCTCGCAAGCGTCTACGCCTTCTCAGCTGTCATCAGCTACCTGATACTGGGCTTTTCATACTTTAGGCTGAGGAGGCTGGAGACAACGGTGTATAGGCCTTGGTGCATGCCGTTGTGTGTTAATCTCCGTGGACGTGAGGTTCCTGTGCTGGCCTTGATGGAGGTCTCGGGGATGGCTGTTATCCTCGGCTTGATGGCTGTGTTTCACGCGGTTGGGAGAGTGATGGCCCTTCTATGGGTTGGTGCCGGATTGACGTTCTACGCTCTTTATAGAAAAAGGGCTGGAATGAATGTTTTGAGCAGAGACGAAGCTGCTCTTGTTGAACCGCTTAGCTATCGGATAAGGGTCGGCGTTTTGATAAGGCCCTACGAAAACATTGAGACCGCGTACCGCTCAATAACACATTCCTTTGACAGAAGATTCGACCTTACCCTAGTCACCGTAGTGGAGCCGAGCAGATGGTTCGGTGGAGAGTTGGACAAGGTGGGTGAAGATGTTGTAAACGACTTAGAAGCGTTGGAGAAGAGGCTGAAGCATGATAAGTATGTCGTCGACCGGGTGGCTGCGGTGGGCGAGTTTGAGGAAAAGGTTTCGGAGCTGCTGGAAAGCGAGAAAGTCGACCTCATCGCATACATCCAGAGGAGGCCCGAGAAATCTGCCCTGGAGAAGGGGCATGAGGCTAGTATACACAACCTTTTATCCAAGTATCCCGGAAGGGTCATCTCGCTGAAGAGGGTGGGTGAATAG
- a CDS encoding methionyl-tRNA synthetase translates to MCITIFDALTDVSAMISINEFKRVEMRVGRVVHAEKLKGSDKLLRLRVRFGDVEKQVLTGLAEYYSPDHFTGRLFVFVTNLETRKIRGEVSEAMLLTAVESEQKIVPIVPEGEVAEGTVIM, encoded by the coding sequence TTGTGCATAACTATTTTTGATGCGTTAACTGATGTATCGGCCATGATTTCGATAAATGAGTTTAAGCGTGTTGAGATGAGGGTTGGCAGGGTTGTGCATGCAGAGAAGTTGAAGGGTTCCGACAAATTGCTGAGGCTTAGGGTGAGGTTCGGCGACGTTGAGAAGCAGGTGTTAACGGGGTTAGCGGAGTATTACAGCCCCGACCACTTCACAGGTCGTTTGTTCGTCTTCGTCACCAACCTTGAGACAAGGAAAATCAGGGGAGAGGTTTCGGAGGCGATGCTGTTGACGGCGGTGGAAAGCGAGCAAAAGATTGTTCCGATTGTTCCCGAGGGCGAGGTTGCTGAAGGAACCGTGATAATGTAG
- a CDS encoding transcriptional regulator, AsnC family yields the protein MSVGGVKAIVHIFVESNSIEKVAKQVSKLDEVLDVYEVTGEFDLILLVQTSDIRGFREFLKNKILSVQGVKSAVTSIVLYTHKKGGEETGE from the coding sequence TTGAGTGTTGGCGGTGTAAAAGCTATCGTCCACATCTTCGTGGAGAGCAACTCGATAGAGAAGGTGGCTAAACAGGTGAGCAAGCTCGATGAGGTTCTCGATGTCTACGAGGTGACGGGAGAGTTCGACCTCATACTGCTTGTGCAAACAAGCGACATCAGGGGATTCCGTGAATTTCTGAAAAACAAGATACTTTCTGTTCAGGGAGTCAAGAGCGCCGTAACCAGCATCGTCCTCTACACGCATAAAAAAGGTGGAGAAGAAACGGGGGAGTGA